The stretch of DNA GGCAGGATATTATGACTTTCCTGCGCAATACGAGCGTTTACGTAAATTGCACTTATGCGGTTGAACCGCCGTATACCGAACGGTACGTACGGTGGTGTGAGAGGTCGGCTACTCATCTAATGAATAGCCTCCTACTCGATTAAGAATTAATAAGTTCTATTAGTGAGGTGCATGCCTTATGAACAATAATCGAAAAAAAAGAATAACCAAGCAGTCTATTACCTCCGTTGCGTGCTTCGGTTGTGTGGCGGTTTTAGGCTTAGCCTTGCAGTTTCCTCAGATGACAAGTGTGGGAAAGAGTGAGCAGACAAATGCCAAGAAAACAGAGATGTTGACAGCTGGATCAGAACACAGCCTGCGGCCGGTGTATCATTTTACAACGCCCGATAAATGGAAAAACGATCCTCAGCGACCTATCTATCTGGATGGGAAATATCATTATTATTATTTATACAATCGGGATTACCCTAAGGGAAACGGTACCGAATGGCGGCACGCAACTTCCCTCGACCTGGTTCACTGGAAGGATGAAGGGGTGGCTATACCCAAGTATACGACTAAAAACGGTGACCCTTGGTCAGGCTCGGTTGTCTTAGATGAATCGGGTTCAGCAGGCTTTGGCAAGGGGGCGCTGGTTGCTGTTGTAACGCAGCCGTCTGCAAACGGGAAACAGGAGCAATATTTGTGGTACAGCACAGACCGTGGGAGAACTTTTAAAATATATGGTGACAGACCGGTATTAGCGAATCCAGGAACTAAAGATTTTAGGGATCCCAAGGTGATATGGGATGCTCGCTCGCAAAAATGGGTGATGGCTTTGGCTGAAGGGACTAAGATCGGTTTCTATGAGTCTGCCAATTTGAAAAAATGGAGTTATACTGGGAGTTTCCAGACCCATCATATTGGGCTGGTAGAATGTCCTGATCTTTATAGGATGAGAGCGGACGACGGAACCGATAAATGGGTGCTGGGAGTTAGCGCTAATGGCCTTTCATCGGGGAAACCCAATACTTACGCTTACTGGACAGGAGACTTTAATAGCCAAGAATTTATTCCGGATCAGCGTGAGCCTGAGTGGCTGGATTATGGATTTGACTGGTATGCCGCAGTTTCGTTTGAAGATGGTACAAGCGGTGATAAGCTCGATCACCGTTATGCGTTAGCCTGGATGAATAATTGGAATTATGCGCACAGTACGCCCACACTAAAGGAAGGCTTTAACGGTATGGACTCGATTGTACGCGAGATCAAGCTTAGGCGATCGGCGGCAGGCAGCTATTCACTGGTATCTAGCCCCATAGATGCCTTAAAGGAGTCCGTAGTCTCGGAAAACACCTTCGAACCGATTCATGTTAACGGTTCTTATCCTCTTCAAACTTCAGGCTTCTCTTATCAGCTGGATGCCGATATTTCCTGGACACAGCTCAAAAATGTAGGACTCAGGGTCCGAGAATCGACAGACGGGAGTCGTCATGCCGATGTCGGAGTTTTTACGGCAGGCGGATATGCATACGTTAACAGGACCTTTACTGGGCATCCAGACAAGGACAGACGCTATGTAGAGAGCCAAGCTCCATTTCGCCCCGAAGCGAATAAGGTGCATCTAAAAGTTTTAGTGGATAAGACAAGTATAGAGGTTTTTGTCGATGATGGTTACGTAGTATTGTCCAATGTCATCTATCCCGAATGGAACGACCTGGGTATAACCCTATATACTGAAGGAGGATCAGCGACATTTAGTAACCTCGTAATAAAGCATTTTGCAAAACCATGACCTACAGTGCCTACCTTATTGAATGAATAGTTGTTTGCATCTTGGATCAAAGGTATAAGCCAATTCATAGAGAGGTAACCTGTTATTAAATATATGGAGGCGATCCTTCAAGAAAAGACAGGTGAGAGAATGAGCCGCAAATATTTGATAACTATAGGGATAACCCTTCTCATGGCTTTAGGATTCAGCGGATGTCATGCAGTAACGATGCAAGGGGACAAACAACAGGATGTGCTAAAAGATGGCGCTCTCCGGGCCGGTTTTTCGCTTCCGGAAAGTACAGCAGGTCAGGGTGGCTCACTCCGTGGGGATATGGAGATAAGCACGCCGATGCTGCAGTCGCTTTGGAATGCCTGTGCGAAGCAGAAGCTTAAGCTGACAAATGAAATGATCGCCCAAGACTTAGACGGCAACTTAAGCGTGCGCTATTATATCGCGGGCGATCCGAATCACTACATTATTCTCTATGAATATCAAACAGCCCAGGAGCGAAAGGAGCAGCTCCGCAAAGCTTATTCGGCCAAGGCAGCTTTAATTTCCGACCAGACCATTACCCGGTTGGAACGTGGCAATTCGGCCATCGTGTATGTAAGCTCAGGCAGCAAGCGGGATAAGTATACAGGCCAAATATCAGCTGTGTTTGCCCAGATTTCCAAAGAGCCGGCTCTTTAAATTAGATTCCTATAGAGATTAAGGCGCTGACGAAAGAGGTTTAACCCTATTTCGTCAGCGCCTTTTTTAAAATTTCAGCGTGCTGCTTGTTTATTTGTATATTTCACGCATCACATGACGCAGCTCAGGAAGAATGATCCGCTCCATTGCGAGCTTGACCGCGCCCTTAGAACCAGGCATCGAGAAGACGGCTGTTGAACTGATGGTTCCGGCAATAGCCCGGCTTAAGATCGCTGCTGAACCGATATCTTCAGTAAAGCTGAGGTAGCGGAAGATTTCCCCGAAGCCTGGAAGCTCTTTGCCAAGAAGGCTGCGAACCGCTTCGAAG from Paenibacillus sp. CAA11 encodes:
- a CDS encoding glycoside hydrolase family 32 protein — translated: MLTAGSEHSLRPVYHFTTPDKWKNDPQRPIYLDGKYHYYYLYNRDYPKGNGTEWRHATSLDLVHWKDEGVAIPKYTTKNGDPWSGSVVLDESGSAGFGKGALVAVVTQPSANGKQEQYLWYSTDRGRTFKIYGDRPVLANPGTKDFRDPKVIWDARSQKWVMALAEGTKIGFYESANLKKWSYTGSFQTHHIGLVECPDLYRMRADDGTDKWVLGVSANGLSSGKPNTYAYWTGDFNSQEFIPDQREPEWLDYGFDWYAAVSFEDGTSGDKLDHRYALAWMNNWNYAHSTPTLKEGFNGMDSIVREIKLRRSAAGSYSLVSSPIDALKESVVSENTFEPIHVNGSYPLQTSGFSYQLDADISWTQLKNVGLRVRESTDGSRHADVGVFTAGGYAYVNRTFTGHPDKDRRYVESQAPFRPEANKVHLKVLVDKTSIEVFVDDGYVVLSNVIYPEWNDLGITLYTEGGSATFSNLVIKHFAKP